The following proteins are encoded in a genomic region of Dyadobacter sp. UC 10:
- a CDS encoding epoxide hydrolase family protein, giving the protein MQNFKIQISDSDINYLTQRLANTRWPSSMLDNSWEKGVPLTYLKKIADYWQNKFDWKKQEAILNQFPQFISEIDGQNIHYLHIKSPKSNAMPLMLVHGWPGSFADFIKVIEPLTNPQAEEQIAFDLIIPSIPGFGFSTPVKDKGWNMIRIANAFTTLMKELGYEKFAVHGGDMGAGIVGIMSGIAAYSLIGTHINSDFFAVAGLGMFPSDHSFFTNEENVSLERMKQYKKDGTAYLEIQSTRPNTIGFALSDSPIGQLAWILEKYKEWSDEDKILPEDAIEIDQILTNVSLYWFNQLGASSAEILAENMTMAFDWGSDNSQEANQWNPPKVRSAMACFGRKEDESLLKKLASFMGEPDRWTFYDKGCHFPAMEVPGLLVNDIRDFFSGLINK; this is encoded by the coding sequence ATGCAAAACTTCAAAATTCAAATTTCTGACAGCGATATTAACTACCTCACTCAAAGACTTGCAAATACCCGTTGGCCTAGTTCAATGCTCGATAATAGCTGGGAAAAGGGCGTTCCGTTGACGTATTTAAAGAAAATAGCAGACTATTGGCAAAACAAATTTGACTGGAAAAAACAGGAGGCAATCCTTAATCAGTTTCCGCAGTTTATCTCGGAAATTGATGGTCAAAATATCCATTATTTGCATATTAAATCTCCTAAGTCAAACGCCATGCCGCTGATGCTTGTTCATGGCTGGCCGGGTTCGTTTGCAGATTTTATCAAGGTTATCGAGCCGCTTACCAATCCGCAAGCTGAGGAGCAGATTGCTTTTGATTTGATTATTCCTTCTATCCCGGGTTTTGGTTTTTCAACGCCGGTAAAAGATAAAGGTTGGAATATGATTAGAATAGCAAATGCATTCACAACATTGATGAAGGAACTGGGTTATGAAAAATTTGCCGTTCATGGTGGCGATATGGGTGCTGGCATTGTTGGTATCATGTCGGGCATTGCGGCATATAGTTTGATTGGTACCCATATCAATTCAGATTTTTTTGCTGTTGCCGGGCTTGGCATGTTTCCTTCCGATCATTCATTTTTTACAAATGAGGAAAACGTAAGTTTGGAACGAATGAAACAATATAAGAAAGATGGAACAGCATATTTAGAAATCCAGTCGACAAGACCAAATACCATCGGCTTTGCATTGTCGGATAGTCCAATCGGGCAATTGGCCTGGATACTTGAAAAGTATAAAGAATGGTCAGATGAAGACAAAATCCTACCAGAAGATGCTATTGAGATTGATCAGATTTTAACGAATGTTTCGCTATACTGGTTCAACCAATTAGGCGCGTCCAGTGCGGAGATCCTTGCGGAAAATATGACTATGGCTTTCGATTGGGGCAGTGATAATTCGCAGGAAGCCAATCAATGGAACCCGCCAAAAGTCCGATCGGCGATGGCTTGTTTTGGGAGAAAAGAAGATGAATCTTTATTGAAGAAACTAGCTTCATTCATGGGCGAACCGGATAGATGGACTTTTTATGACAAAGGCTGCCATTTCCCGGCCATGGAAGTACCTGGCTTGCTGGTGAACGATATCAGAGACTTTTTTTCAGGCCTCATAAATAAATGA